From the genome of Equus przewalskii isolate Varuska unplaced genomic scaffold, EquPr2 ChrUn-7, whole genome shotgun sequence, one region includes:
- the LOC103559224 gene encoding Fc receptor-like protein 3 isoform X10 encodes MWKESSKALRIQVQELFPPPVLTASPSQPIEGSPVTLKCETWLPPQKSDTQLQFCFFSGDQALGSDWRSSSELQIPAIWSEDSRSYWCQAKTVTHSVMKRSLKSQIHVHRVPVSDVNLEIQPPGGKLIEGDNLVLTCSVARGTGTITFSWHREGTIRILGRKTQRSLSAEFQIPTVKESDAGRYYCAADNIHGPILSTLITVTVRIPVSRPVLTIRAPRAQAVVGDVVELRCEAWRGSPPILYQFYHEDATLGSSSAPSGRAASFDLSLTADHSGNYSCEADNGLGAQHSDRVTLNVTVPVSRPVLTLNPAGTQPVVGDVLELRCEAQRGSPPILYWFYHDNVTLGKSLAPFGGGASFNLSLMAQPSGNYSCGADNGLGIQCSEVVMLNFTVPSRSKITPVTVGVILGLLSILGLAATAALVCKFRTQKKSGGISATGTARSFGTETQESTHFEPPALMELQPVYSNVNPGDRDLVYTLVGSIQHTKEHLVNPGDRDLVYTLVGSIQHTKEHLANSPRLHWKHKGPTVIYSEVKKTHPDDSAGQASCRGWAHEDATESYENVPSTSLALYH; translated from the exons ATGTGGAAAGAAAGTTCAAAAGCTCTAAGGATCCAAGTTCAAG AGTTGTTTCCACCTCCTGTGCTGacagccagcccctcccagcccataGAGGGGAGCCCAGTGACCCTGAAATGTGAGACCTGGCTCCCTCCACAGAAGTCAGACACTCAGCTTCAATTCTGTTTCTTCAGTGGAGACCAGGCCCTGGGATCAGACTGGAGAAGCTCCTCAGAACTCCAGATCCCTGCCATATGGAGTGAGGACTCAAGGTCTTACTGGTGCCAGGCAAAGACAGTGACTCACAGTGTCATGAAGAGAAGCTTGAAATCCCAGATACATGTACACA GAGTCCCTGTGTCTGATGTGAATCTAGAAATCCAGCCCCCTGGAGGGAAGCTGATTGAAGGAGACAATCTGGTCCTTACCTGCTCAGTAGCCAGGGGGACAGGGACTATCACGTtctcctggcacagagaaggcacaATAAGAATTTTGGGAAGAAAGACCCAGCGTTCCCTGTCAGCAGAGTTCCAGATACCCACTGTGAAGGAGAGTGATGCTGGGAGATACTACTGTGCAGCTGACAACATTCATGGCCCCATCCTCAGTACACTGATTACCGTCACAGTGAGAA ttccAGTGTCTCGCCCTGTCCTCACCATCAgggctcccagggcccaggctgtGGTAGGGGATGTGGTGGAGCTTCGTTGTGAGGCCTGGAGAGGCTCTCCTCCAATATTGTACCAGTTTTATCATGAAGATGCCACCCTGGGAAGCAGCTCAGCCCCCTCTGGAAGAGCAGCATCCTTCGACCTCTCTCTGACTGCAGACCATTCTGGAAACTACTCCTGTGAGGCTGACAATGGCCTGGGAGCCCAGCATAGTGACAGAGTGACACTCAACGTCACAG TTCCAGTGTCTCGTCCTGTCCTCACTctcaaccctgctggcacccagCCTGTGGTGGGAGATGTGTTGGAGCTTCGCTGTGAGGCCCAAAGAGGCTCTCCCCCAATCCTGTACTGGTTTTATCATGACAATGTCACCCTGGGGAAAAGCTTGGCCCCCTTTGGAGGAGGAGCATCCTTCAACCTCTCTCTGATGGCACAGCCTTCTGGGAACTACTCCTGTGGGGCTGACAATGGCCTGGGGATCCAATGCAGCGAGGTGGTGATGCTCAACTTCACAG TGCCTTCCAGGAGCAAAATAACCCCTGTCACTGTGGGAGTCATCTTGGGGCTGCTAAGTATCCTTGGCCTTGCTGCTACTGCTGCTCTGGTGTGCAAGTTCAGGACCCAGAAGAAATCAG gagGAATTTCTGCCACTGGGACAGCTAG GTCTTTTGGCACAGAGACCCAAGAGTCCACTCACTTTGAGCCACCAGCCCTAATGGAGCTGCAGCCAGTGTACAGCAATG TGAATCCTGGAGATAGAGACTTGGTTTATACCCTGGTCGGGAGCATCCAGCATACAAAAGAACATTTAG TGAATCCTGGAGATAGAGACTTGGTTTATACCCTGGTCGGGAGCATCCAGCATACAAAAGAACATTTAG CAAATTCACCAAGGTTGCATTGGAAGCATAAG GGACCCACAGTCATCTATTCAGAGGTAAAGAAGACACATCCAGATGACTCTGCAGGTCAGGCCAGCTGTAGAGGCTGGGCCCATGAAGATGCTACAGAAAGCTATGAGAATGTCCCGTCTACATCACTGGCCTTGTACCACTAG